Proteins encoded by one window of Sorex araneus isolate mSorAra2 chromosome 3, mSorAra2.pri, whole genome shotgun sequence:
- the LCMT2 gene encoding tRNA wybutosine-synthesizing protein 4, with translation MGPRGRGRRAGAVQSTNDSSALSKCSLAARGYVHDAFAARLVPGSARRAPLIHRGYYVRARAVEHCVRAFLARTSAGPGAQILSLGAGSDSLYFRLKAAGRLAGAAVWEVDFPEVARRKADRILEVPELCALTGPHRSPASPSALCFEASDYRILGLDLRQLQRLDQALTEAGLDAATPTLLLAEVVLTYLEPDSASAVIAWAAQRFPDALFVVYEQMRPHDAFGQVMQQHFRQLNSPLHGLDRFPNVEAQQHRFLQAGWSSCVVMDMNEFYRCFLPTEERQRVESLEPFDEFEEWHLKCSHYFILAASQGDALSQTVVFPPSTAFTLVEPALLSGVFPASVVTSESQGPGLKRYGHASVLLSQGTILSTGGFGEQEGRHCRVSKFHLLSRYSNLEWKGNHTGCSGSGARWDGRLYHTMTRLSDIHVLVLGGRLSPVTPALDSLHLHVSKSEDNSASHLEVTITKAGPEENSTLSCWRHSATEVSYQNQKYLFVYGGRSVVEPVLSDWHFLHLGTMAWVKIPVEGEVPKGRHSHSACSWRGGALIAGGLGASEEPLNSVSFLKPVSCGFLWESVVIQPPITPRYSHTAHVLNGKLLLIGGVCIHSASVPGVTVIDLSTGLSSEYHIDKTCVPWPLMLHNHTSILLPEEQEILLLGGGGNCFSFGTYFNPHTVSLDISSLSAGQ, from the coding sequence ATGGGCCCCCGGGGTCGCGGGCGTCGGGCGGGGGCGGTCCAGAGCACCAACGACAGCAGCGCCCTGAGCAAGTGCTCCCTGGCCGCGCGCGGGTACGTGCACGACGCCTTCGCCGCGAGGCTGGTTCCGGGCTCCGCTCGCCGCGCGCCGCTCATCCACCGCGGCTACtacgtgcgcgcgcgcgccgTGGAGCACTGTGTGCGCGCCTTCCTGGCGCGGACGAGCGCGGGCCCGGGCGCCCAGATCCTCTCGCTGGGAGCCGGCTCGGACTCTCTGTATTTTCGCCTCAAAGCCGCTGGCCGTCTCGCGGGGGCGGCTGTCTGGGAGGTGGATTTTCCGGAAGTGGCGCGGCGCAAAGCGGACCGGATTCTAGAGGTGCCGGAACTGTGCGCGCTCACCGGACCTCACCGCAGCCCGGCCTCGCCGTCCGCCTTGTGTTTTGAGGCCTCGGACTACCGCATCCTGGGCCTGGACCTGCGGCAGCTCCAGCGGTTGGACCAAGCCCTGACTGAAGCAGGCCTGGACGCTGCCACGCCCACTCTGCTCCTGGCCGAAGTGGTGTTGACCTACCTCGAACCCGACAGCGCCTCGGCTGTCATCGCCTGGGCAGCCCAACGTTTTCCAGATGCCCTCTTCGTGGTGTATGAGCAGATGAGGCCTCATGACGCCTTTGGCCAGGTCATGCAGCAACATTTTCGCCAGCTAAATTCTCCCTTGCATGGCCTTGATCGCTTTCCCAATGTGGAGGCCCAACAGCACCGCTTCCTGCAAGCTGGCTGGAGCAGCTGCGTGGTCATGGACATGAACGAATTCTATCGCTGCTTTCTCCCCACCGAAGAACGCCAACGCGTGGAAAGTCTCGAACCGTTTGATGAGTTTGAGGAGTGGCATCTGAAGTGCTCCCACTATTTCATTCTGGCTGCTTCTCAGGGAGACGCTCTCTCCCAGACTGTGGTGTTTCCACCCTCTACGGCTTTTACACTGGTAGAGCCTGCTCTCCTTTCAGGGGTCTTCCCCGCCAGTGTTGTCACCAGTGAGAGCCAGGGCCCAGGCCTTAAGAGATACGGTCATGCCTCGGTGCTTTTGAGCCAGGGCACTATTCTTAGCACAGGAGGATTTGGAGAGCAGGAGGGGCGGCACTGCCGAGTGAGCAAGTTCCACTTGCTGTCGAGATACAGTAACTTGGAATGGAAAGGCAATCACACAGGCTGTAGCGGGTCTGGAGCCCGGTGGGATGGACGCCTATATCACACCATGACAAGACTTTCAGATATTCACGTTCTCGTTCTGGGAGGGAGACTGTCCCCAGTAACTCCAGCCTTGGATAGTCTCCACCTTCATGTTAGCAAGAGTGAGGATAATAGTGCCTCGCACCTAGAGGTCACCATAACAAAGGCTGGCCCAGAAGAAAATTCCACTTTGTCATGTTGGCGACACTCAGCAACAGAAGTGTCCTACCAGAATCAGAAATACTTGTTTGTATATGGGGGGCGAAGTGTGGTGGAACCTGTATTAAGTGACTGGCATTTCCTGCACCTGGGGACCATGGCTTGGGTCAAGATCCCAGTGGAGGGGGAAGTCCCCAAAGGTCGGCATTCCCACAGTGCCTGCAGTTGGCGAGGGGGAGCCCTTATTGCTGGAGGGCTGGGTGCTTCCGAGGAGCCACTGAACTCTGTATCCTTTCTGAAACCCGTCTCTTGTGGATTCCTCTGGGAGTCAGTAGTCATCCAGCCTCCCATTACCCCAAGGTACTCCCACACAGCCCATGTGCTCAATGGGAAACTTCTACTGATTGGAGGAGTCTGCATTCATTCTGCTTCAGTTCCTGGAGTGACTGTTATCGATTTGAGTACAGGATTGAGCTCTGAGTATCATATTGACAAAACATGTGTGCCTTGGCCGTTAATGTTGCACAACCATACGAGCATCCTCCTTCCTGAAGAACAAGAGATCCTGCTCCTTGGAGGTGGTGGGAACTGCTTTTCCTTTGGCACTTACTTCAACCCCCATACAGTGTCATTGGATATTTCTTCCTTAAGTGCTGGACAGTAA